GCGCGCCAGGGTTGCCAGTTTATTCAGCGCCATAATGCAAGGGCGAGTACTGGCTAACATATAGCCACAGACTAAGATTAATAGCATCTGCATGGCAAATTGCAGCAGGTTCCAGAACCCGTGTCCCCAAATGGTGATAGCCTCGAGTGATGAGGTCGGTGTAAACACGCTGGCGAGCGCGAGCACCAGCAGAGTCAGCAGACAGACAAATACATAAGGGTCGGGTAAATAGCGTTCGACCAGTCGACTGAGTGGCTGTGTGATACGGTTTAGCATGACAAGTTCCCATTGAATGCGCGCGACAATCAGCTTCCTGCTTAGTGACTTAATTCACTAAAAGTTAGTCAATTAAGCTATATTAACTGCTGAGAAAGCCGCGTGTTTTTTGTATTTTATTGATTTTTAAGTGTTTATAATTTTGGCACAAAACATGTAACAGATAAATCATACGATTGAATTGACTGCGCGTCACTAGCTATATGCGCAGTAGCAAATTAACTAAGAGAGGTCTTTATGGCAGGACAGGGTTCTGGGGGCAATGTAATTGCCGCGATATGTAATGTCTTTTTTCCGGGCTTAGGCCAATTAGTGCAGGGACGTTTACTTGCCGCACTTATCTTTGCAGTCATCTGTGTTGGCGGATATGCACTTTGGTGGTTGGTAGTGCCTGGGGTGCTGGCGGCGCTCGTGCACTTGTGGTCTATCATTGATGCGGCCAAATATCGCTCATCAGATTGATAGAATAGCCAGCCACAGGCTCAGCGAGACGACACTCAGCAGTGTGGATAATACTACGCTGCCCGCGCTGATAGCCTGTTGCACGCCTAGCTGGCGTGCGACCAGATAAGCATTAACCCCCAATGGCGCTGCACTCATCAGGGTGACGACCTGGCGTTGCAGCGGCTCAAGCGCGAGCAGGGTTGCTGTCAGGTAAACACATAAAGGCAGGATCAGTAGTTTGACGATGCTGAGCATCAGTGCCGGATACCACACCGGCCGAAATCCGTACTGAACCAGACTGGCACCCAATACAAACAGCGCCCCCGCAATCGCGGGCTGGGCAAACCACTCCATACCCGATAACAATAGTGCCGGCAGGCTCAGAGACATCAGATTAGCAATGAGTCCGAGGCTGATGCTGAGTACAACCGGGTTCAGAAACAGTGGTTTGAGCCATTCAACTCCGCCATTTGCTCTTCGGGCTAGTATAAAGGTCAGTGAAAATAACACCGCACTGTGTAGCGGTATGATCATAAACACCATGGCCGCAGCTTGCTCGCCGAGCGCGGCCAGAATGACTGGCAGACCCACCACCACGGTATTTGAGTAAGTGCTATTCAGTGCGCTCAGCGCCGCATCGCTCATGGTGAGATTAAAGCGAGCCCGCAGTAAGACAAATACCAGCAGGTACAGCGCCACCACCGGCAGATAAAAGGCCAGCAGCAGAGAGGCTGATGCTACTTGCGACAGATCGGCACGAAACATACTTAAAAAAAGCAGTACGGGAATGGCGAGATTAAAAATGTAGACCCGGATCCCGTCCAGCTGTGCGCCAGAGATAAAACGGATCCGCGCAGCCACAAAGCCACAGGTGACGACGAAAATCAGTGGAAACAGAATATCAATGAAAGTCACGGCTTACTCGTTGGTTGCGATGGGGGCTCTGGCAATGCAATGGAGTATTATACGGGTTTATCTCTACTTAACAATGCAGCGGCGTGTGGTTCAGGTATACTTATAGGGTTGTATTAAATGAACTTGAAGTGACTATGGAGTATCAGTTTATTCGCGATCCTATCAGTGGATTTCGCGTCAAAATGTCAGCTGAACATGAGCTGGTGGGGCGTTGGTTGAATGATGAACTTGAGCATGCGGCATTGCCGGGATTACTGGCACGGCTAAAGGAGATCAAAGCGACCCGGGATGAGTTTTGTCTGGAAGGGCGCGAGGTGCGCCTGATTGTGTCACACCAGGAAGCCCTGTTTGAAGCCCACGACTTATACCATGAGCAAACGGATGCGCTATCGGCTTACAGCGATGATGCGCTTGCCCTGGAAGAGCATGGCCTGAGCGCAGGTTGCGGCTTCGAAGATTTCGAAGCCTTGTTACTCGACTGGCAGGACTTTATTCGCCGTCGTCGTTAGCTGGTGGCTTGCTGAGGCGGGGCACCATACAATTGCTCTGCCCGATTGAATAACACCCAGGATGTGAGGATATACTTGTCATTAGAGCGAGGCATGTTGCCCCGGTGCGTGTGTGTAAAGTAGGCCGGTGCAATAACCATAGAGCCTTGTTTTGGCTTGATACGTTTATCCTGATAATGAAACTCGGTTTCTCCGCCTTCCTCGACATCGTTGAGATAAAACATAAACAACAGTACCCGGTGCAGCGCTTCGTTGTGCTGCAATTGCGGGTAAACTTCACTGTGCCAGTACGGGTATCCGCCTTCATTGGTTGGATAGCGCTGCGCCTGAATAGAGCCTAAGCGGAACAATTGCTGAGTTAAAATCGGTAACTGAGGCTTGCCCACTTCTTCAAAGTTATCAACGGTTAAGTTAACTGGCTGACCGGTTTTGGGGTGATAGACACTCAGTCCGAAGGCCCCAATCATCATAAAAAAGTGCTCTTCAATATAATCGAACAGGTATTTTGACGTAGTTTGTTGAATGTGTGTTAATTGCTGCGCATAATCCGGGTATTGATTTAAATACAAATCCTGACTGACTTTCTTACTGAGGTCGATACCACCTGAGGTAGTCCCCTGAGCCAGGTGAGGGCTGTTATCAAAGGTCTGAATAAACTGCTGGCAAAACTCAGGACTCAGTGCATTTTCATAAATGCGAATAAAATCAGTCATGTTGATATCCAAAATTGGTTAGAATTATTATGTTGTCAGAAACTCTTATGCCGCGTTTCAGTGAAACGGATGTCCTCGGACACATCAACAATACCGCACTCCCGGTATGGTTTGAAGCGGCGCGCACGCCTATTTTCAAAATTTTTACACCGGATCTTAATCCACATCAATGGAAGCTGATTGTGGCCAAAGTGGAAGTGACCTTTAAAGGCGAGCTGTTTTACGGACAAGCGGTGGAGGTTAAAACAGCCATTGAAAAAATCGGCAACAGCTCCTTTGTGATCTTACAGCAGGCCTGGCAGCACGGTGAATGCTGCGCTGAGGGTCGTACTGTGATGGTGCGTTATGACTTTGCGGGAAAAGCCGCACAGCCACTGAGTGACGAGGAAAAAGCGGCACTCGCACAGTATGCGTTATAACGTTGGCGCTTTACTTGGTACGAAACTGATGTCCAATAGCCGCCGAAATACAGGGTTTAACAACAAATTCGTAGCGGGTTGGCTCGCCATCAATCTTAGTGATCTCCAGCAGTTCGTAGTCATTTAACTCGATGATCCGGGTACCCGGCGTTATTTCACAACGCGAGCGACTGTCCGATTCATACTCATAGATGAAATAAGTGAGTACGCTTTGCAGGTGGCGCTCGTAGTTGTCGGCATTTTTTTCAAATGTGGATAGCTGCACCTTAATTTCATCAAGCTCAGCTTGTTTTTCTGCCAGTTTTGCCTGTGTCACATCATCAAGCCCTGAACCTGCTACGGCGTCAACATTCGCGCGCGCGATGACATTCTGAGATTCTTCTGGTACCGCAACATTGACCTTAATTGACTGACCGGTGAAGCCCTCGAAGATATGCTGTAAAAAGCTATTCACGCCTCGTGACATACCGGTTGAGGATATAAACACCGCCATTTGATAGAGCAAAAACAAGCCAAAGAAAAAGCGCACCAAGCCCGTGGTGACAGGGTACTGGTAATCCGGGCTGTGCCACCATTTGTGCAAGCCAAAGGGCCTCAACAGCATCAGCACAAACAAATAAACAGGCTGGATGAGCTGCAGCACTATCAGTAACAAAATGCTGGTAGTGACAAACCAGGTCGGCACGGACAGCAACATGCTAAAGTTATGGGAATAGGGCAGGTGATCGGCATTAACCCCGGTGATGTCATTGACCATGCCAGCCGCCTGTGCCAGCGCATAGTTGGCAATAAATGCGTAAAACAATAAGATCACGGCCTTGCCGGGTAAGCTTTCCCAAAGATGAATAAACCTGGGCCAGATCTCCCGGGTCATGGCTATCAGTGCCAGCAGCGATGCGCCCAGATAGAGCGGGCTGTCTTCAGGTGCCTCGTTAAAAATGCCAAGCATGCAG
The Pseudoalteromonas viridis DNA segment above includes these coding regions:
- a CDS encoding YacL family protein is translated as MEYQFIRDPISGFRVKMSAEHELVGRWLNDELEHAALPGLLARLKEIKATRDEFCLEGREVRLIVSHQEALFEAHDLYHEQTDALSAYSDDALALEEHGLSAGCGFEDFEALLLDWQDFIRRRR
- a CDS encoding AEC family transporter; the encoded protein is MTFIDILFPLIFVVTCGFVAARIRFISGAQLDGIRVYIFNLAIPVLLFLSMFRADLSQVASASLLLAFYLPVVALYLLVFVLLRARFNLTMSDAALSALNSTYSNTVVVGLPVILAALGEQAAAMVFMIIPLHSAVLFSLTFILARRANGGVEWLKPLFLNPVVLSISLGLIANLMSLSLPALLLSGMEWFAQPAIAGALFVLGASLVQYGFRPVWYPALMLSIVKLLILPLCVYLTATLLALEPLQRQVVTLMSAAPLGVNAYLVARQLGVQQAISAGSVVLSTLLSVVSLSLWLAILSI
- a CDS encoding 2OG-Fe(II) oxygenase, with protein sequence MTDFIRIYENALSPEFCQQFIQTFDNSPHLAQGTTSGGIDLSKKVSQDLYLNQYPDYAQQLTHIQQTTSKYLFDYIEEHFFMMIGAFGLSVYHPKTGQPVNLTVDNFEEVGKPQLPILTQQLFRLGSIQAQRYPTNEGGYPYWHSEVYPQLQHNEALHRVLLFMFYLNDVEEGGETEFHYQDKRIKPKQGSMVIAPAYFTHTHRGNMPRSNDKYILTSWVLFNRAEQLYGAPPQQATS
- a CDS encoding acyl-CoA thioesterase translates to MLSETLMPRFSETDVLGHINNTALPVWFEAARTPIFKIFTPDLNPHQWKLIVAKVEVTFKGELFYGQAVEVKTAIEKIGNSSFVILQQAWQHGECCAEGRTVMVRYDFAGKAAQPLSDEEKAALAQYAL